AAATGGGGAAAAACCTCGACAAATTGCACTAGCACAGTATGCCAACGAGGAGATTCAACACTTGATTTGGGGTCGTAGTAAGGGCTAGTTTTGTCAAACTGAGTTGGGTCAACTACTTCACTTTTAACAATTTCCATTAAGCCCACAATTCCAGGGGGTTTGGTGTTGGAATGGTAGAAAAAAGCCAAGTCTCCCTCCTTCATTTCACGCAGAAAGTTTCGAGCTTGGTAATTACGAACACCATCCCAAATTGTTTTCCCTTCTTTTTCCAGATCAGTGATGCTATAGACTTGTGGTTCCGACTTCATCAACCAGTAATTCATTAGTTATAGGGTTTTAAAAGGAGATGTGAAACTAGTATTGAGCAAAAAAGCGACTGCATCAAGACAATCCGATGATTTTTTGGTCTTTTTCTAAATCAGGATTTGGTTTCCTGATCTATTTGGAAATGCTGATCAAGTCCGGTTAGTTACTTGGTTTATGCTCAAGTCGCTTTTTGTTATTCGTAATTTTTCCTTCGTCCTATAACTATAATGATCTTGAACTTCCTAAACAAGGCGTAGTATTCCACTGTTAGTTAATTTTACTCCCTGATGAAGCTATCCAAATTTATCTTGCCTGTAGGCTTACTGGCAATTGTCTTACTGGGATGGAGAGTGTTCAGTGCTGCCTCTGCTCCCCTACCAGAAGGGTTTCCACCTCCTACCCCAGCTGGCAAAATCGAAATCAAACACTACCCTGCCTATCGCGCTGCCACAGTAGCCTATTCTGGGGAGCTGTCTGAGGCAGCTAATCGTGCTTTTGGCTCCCTGTACCGCCATATTAGCTCTAACGATATTTCCATGACTGCTCCGGTAGAGACTCGTTATCCTATCAGTACCCTGGAAACTAGCCAGGGAGGTTCCCTTGCTCAGCTTGGTGTTGCCTATGTATCATTTCTATACAACCGTCGTAATATCACTCCTGAGCAGATTGAAGGGAATATTAAGGTAGAAGACATACCACCGATGACAGTAGTCAGCCTTGGGATGAAAGGTAGCTATAGTTATCTGAGCTACCAACAAAGTATTGAGCAGTTGAAGGAATGGTTAGCCCAACACTCGGAGTATACCGTTGTTGGTACACCCCGTCGCTTTTTCTATGATTCTCCCTTCGTCCCGGAACCCCTAAAGCGCAGTGAAGTTCAAGTTCCGATTCGACCAGTAAATGACTAATATCAATTGTAAGCATATGCGCTACGCCCACGCTACGGGAACAGGGGTCAGCGGTCAGCCGTCAGTAGACTTAACAGAGATTAAACGAATGCTTACCTGTTTTATTAAAAAGCTGATACGCGACACGCTGATAGCTGATAGCTTACTATCAATTGACTTTCTTCCTGCTACCAATAATGATAGTTAGAGTGATCAGGATTTTTTTAAAATGGAAAGACAAGAATTATTTGAATCCAAGGGTGCAAGGATTTATGGAACACTTACCCTACCAGAAGGTGTGGAAAACCCCTCCGCTTGCCTATTCATTGGCGGGTCTTTTCCTCAGACAAGAGACGGAAATCTAGATAATTCAAAAACCGATTGGTTTCCTAAACCATTACCAGAGCGAAACCTGTTCCGGGATGAAGCTAGAATTTTGGAGGAAATCGGGATAGCGACATTTAGATATGATAAGCGAGGATGTGGTCAAAGCGAAGGAAATTTTAATACTACTGGGCTGTTTGACTTGGTAGATGATGCTCGGATGGCATTGCAATGGATGCGGAGTATTCCTGAGATTGACACCAGTAGAATCGGAGTTCTTGGTCAAAGTGAAGGGGCTGTAATTGCTTTAATTTTGGCAGCTTCTGACCCAGACATTAATTTTTTTGTTTGGCAAGGTGGCATTTATAACAACCTAGAAGGGATAATCAAATGGCAAGCCGAAGCCTTTGAAAAATTAGATAGTACAACTATCAAAAAATTAAAGGAAAATATGCCATTAATTTATTGGATATACAAACAGATTGATGAAATTTATGCTAGCGCAAAAAGGGGTGAAGAGTTCTTTCGCATCGGAGATGAAGATTGGTCTTTTAATTATTACCTACCGCCGGGCAAAGAGCATTTTGACAATCCTCCCTATTTATTTGTGGACAAGGTCAAATGCCCAGTACTAATTTTACATGGTGCCTTAGATCACAATACACCTCCAGAAGAAGCTCAACAAATGCAGCAAGCACTTATCGATGCTGGTAATAGGAATGTGACAACTCATATTTTTCCTGGATTGGATCACAGCTTCAGAAGACTAGGTGACCCAGATGAGGATTTTGTTACTGCTATGAAACGACCCCTAGATCCAGAAATGCCCCAAGCACTAACTAATTGGCTAAAAGTCTGGCAAGAAAAGTGATCAGGTGATCAGATCAGGTGATGGGGAGATCGGGATATCAGCTACAGATGAGGAAAGAATAACAGACTATGATATCCCCTTAATCTAGGTAACAAACGCTAATTATTGGCAATCGATATATACACCATTCCTCAAGTCCGGAATCTAGGCTCTCAGGCTAAAGTCTTTGGCTAGACGAACCAAGTCCACCTAAGTGGACTCAAGTTTCTTTCTAGCCTACGGTTACTAACAATGGTGCAAGATATCAGTTAAAGCGACTTCAGAAATTTTGGGAGTTTCCGGTTAGGAGACCTCATTGGCTGAAATTTATAGGGTTATTTTAGCATAAAAACTCCGGAATAGCTAAAAAAAATTACAATTACCAGGTTTTGTCTAAAAATCACTAACTAGTTAAGTGTTACAAGCTCTAGCTATTTAAGTAACCGAAGATTGTAAAATATAAGGAAAACGTACTATTTCAGATTCAGAGGTGAGGTAAAGTTATGCCCCGTGGTGGTTATCGAGAAAATAGTGGTCGGAAGCCGAAGTGGAATCTGGGTCAAACGAAAGCAGTAAGGATTCCGGTAGTGATCGCAGATACAATTCTAGAAGTGGCTAAACGACTGGATGAGGGGGAGAGTATAGAGTCGGTGATTATTCCTAAATCAGAAACGACTCAACTCTCTCAATTGACTGAAGAAATAGGGGCATCACCAGGAGAATCGAAAGACTCATTAATGGGGTCTTAATTCAGAATTAAGAGTTCAGAGTTCAATAATTTTCCAGCTCAATTCGTAATTCTGAATTCTGAACTCCACAGATATCATAGTACGGGAGCCTTTTGGCTTAGTTTATCTTCATAGTAAATAGGGTTTTATTAAATCTATAAGCTGTTTAGTTTTGTGATTTTTACCTAAATCATTAAGGTGATAAATCGTATCATAAAACATCGATTTATCGTACATAAAATCTTCTGGCTTACCAAGAATAGGAACTCCCAGACGTTGATAAAAATCTTCTATACTTTTAAAAAACTCTTGGTGTCTAGGTTCTTGATAAACATCAAACCAGATTGTATTCGGCCAAGTAGCTATCACCTTAATATTATGGTTTTTGCACCAATTTATAAATTTAATTATGGTGCTTATTCCATGACTTGAAGTTATAGATTCACCTATCTGATTTAGGGGATTTGTTTTGGCAATCTTTTTGATGTGTCTTTTGGTCATATCAGCTTTTCGATTAGCTGTTTCATCTCCATACTTATTAATAGTTTCAGAATGATAAGAGTCATTCCAGGGCTGAGGGGTTTTAAATTTAACTACGATTCCCTCTTCCACACGCTTCCAGGGTATTCCACTGATGAAACGAAATTGATTAATTAAATTAAGTGATAGTAAATATTTCGGATCGCGAGCCAAGAGATAGTCAATCAATGCAGCAGTAGGTTTACCATCATCTGTATAATGCTCATATTCCAGAGGTAGAAGAACTAAATCTCCAGGCTTGAGCCAGGAACGAGCACGAGTCAAGATGTAATCAATACCAAGTCCAGCATATGTACCTCCATTAAGACAACTGACGAACGTCTCTTTATTTATCTGACTACAGCTAATGCCAAATAAACCATTTGAGCCAGAAACTATAACTAACTTAGGGGTTTCTATAGAGTTAGCGATATTGGACTTGATATTGTATATCTCGTTAGTCCAGCGAGAACTCCCTGTTGGAGCACCAATTTGTAAGAATACAGCGAACAGGAAAATTAGACAACTAATTAACAATCCACAAAAAATTGATTTAAAATATATTAGGTAAGCCATATTTTTTAAAAAATTAAAGTACAAAAACTCACTATCAGGTGCAGTTAAAATAATTTTTATAACAATAAATAAAACTACTGCCAGGATAACCCCAAAGCTTTGATTAGGTTGCCACTGCGACTTTTTCCACAGTTGACTGCGCCAACTTGAAGAAGTTTTTACTAAAGGTAGATTCAAGGCTGGCTTATACTGTTCCATCCATTGTTGAGAGTTGGGTATTAGCCAGATAAACAGCAACAAAATTATCAGTAATTTTTTTTGTGATTCCACAACTGATGCTGACAAAGATATACCATTTACGCCGACCATTGTCTGTAAGATGACACTTGCACTATCAAGATTATCTGCACGAAATAAAACCCATCCGAATACCACAGCAAGAAAAGTAATAAAACAACTAAGAGTGCTACTCCACCAGTTACTCTTTTCCAAGTCATGTCCTAGGAATTGACGAAAAGCTCGCCATTGATGATTGATACATAAATAAACTCCGTGTAACCCTCCCCACAAGACGAAAGTCCACCCGGGTGCATCTCATATTTGTAAAAAATATCGCAAGTGTGGGGAGTGTGGGGAGTGTGGGGAGTGTGGGGAGTGTGGGGAGTGTGGGGCCCGGGCGCGGGAATTTTCGCCCGAATTTTTGTCTAATTTCAAAACTGAGATGCACTCAGTCCACCCAGCACCATGCCAAAGACCACCTAACAGCATGGTAATTATTAAATTGAGATTGCGTCGCAATTCCCCTTTGCGATTACCACCGAGAGGAATATAGAGATAATCCCGCAGAAAGTTAGAAAGGGTAATATGCCACCTACGCCAAAAGTCGCTGATGTTTACTGCTTTGTAAGGAGAGTTAAAGTTGAGTGGTAGCTTAATACCAAACATCCGTGCTGCACCAATAGCCATGTCAGAGTAGCCGGAAAAATCGAAGTAAAGTTGGAACGTGTAAAATAAGGCACCACTCCAAGCATCATAAAAGGTGAGTAATTCTCCTGAAGCAGCAGCATTAAAGACTGGATTAGCATAAACAGCAGCTGTGTCAGCAATCAAGACTTTTTTGATTAACCCTATGGAGAAAATAGTGACCCCCACCGCCAGATCTTCAGGGTTAAACCGATAAATGGATTTATTTGCAAACTGAGGCATTACCTCTTTGTGATGGACAATTGGTTCGGCAATTAATTGCGGAAAAAAGGTAACAAAGAGGCAGTATTATGAAAAGCTATAGTCTTTGGTTTCGCCTCGGTAAGCATCCACTAGATATGCAATTTGTTGGAAAGTAAAAAAGGAGATGGCTAGGGGCAGTATAATCGGATTTATATTAAACGTTTTACCTAGGATAACGCTGACATTATCTACGAAAAAGTTAGCATATTTAAAATAACCAATTATAGCCAAATTTACGGCAATTACTAAAACTAGAATTAATTTCGTTATAACCGATAATATGAATCGTTGAGAAAGAGCATAAACGACGGTATAATTAAAGAAGATGGAAAAAATTAGCAATGCTAAGTAGGGTGGATTCCACCAAGCATAGAATAACAAGGATGCCGCTACCAAAAAAGCTATTGCTCCTTGATAATAGCCCTTTATTCCCAGCAGGAAAAAGAACAACAGAGTCAGGGGTAAAAACAGAAAGATAAATTCTGGGGAGTTAAACAGCATGACAGACTGGTGGATTTCAGGAACTGGGTATGGGTGATCCCAAATCTGTTTCTCTAACCTCCCTAAGCGCCCAGACGACGCTTAGGTCGCGGCTATAGAAATGTAGAGACGTAGCATGCTATGTCTGTACAAGCTTCTTCGGGCTGAATTAAAAAGGGGGTATTTAACTCGGATTTGGTATAAGTGATGATACTGACCAATCTAATGGTCTACATTTATAGAGTTCCCTGATCTCCTGTCCAATCAACAGTAATTGCTGACTTTTCCTAAGCATTTAGCCGTCAGCTTGGTCATTGGTCATTGGTGATTGAGTTAGTGCTGCTGTAAGCATTCAGCTATCAGCCGTCAGCTATCAGCTTTTGAATAAAAGAGGTAAGCATTCGATTAATCTCTGTTACATCTGCTGTTCGCGTAGCGTGCGCCGTTCGCGTAGCGTGGGCTTATGCGCAATGCGCAATGGGCTTTTTTCCAGACTTTCAATTCTGATTAATCTCGAACTATTAAATTCTACCGTTCGAGGTTTATTTGAAGCTGATGGCTGACAGCTGACGGCTGAATACTTACGTGCTGCTATTGTTGTTATTTCAGCTCAAGCCTTTGCGATCGCTAGCTGATCAGCATCGCCATTACCCATTACCCATTACCTAGAATTTCTCTCGTAGCTGAGTTGGAAGGCACGCGATCGCTTACCCTACCGAACCGCACCAATCCCTGAGTTTTTTAAGCATTCAGCCTAATGCCGTCAGCCGTGAGCTAAAGGCTCACGCTGGGCGAACAGCTTTCCGTAACTCAGATTAAACAAATGCTTACCTGTTTTATTCAAAAGCTGTTCCCGTAGCTTGAAGCGCCCATAAGCTGTTCGGTGTAGCACCTCAAGTAGCGCATTAGCTGATAGCTGATAGCTGAATGCTTACTCAGTTTTCACTCTGGCAACTTGTACTGTTCTACAATCCGCTTGGCATACTCTGGCACATGTGCCTCTAACTTTTCTGGATGATTGCGCTTTAAATATAAATAGTTGCGGGTGAAGTGGGAGTCAATGGAAAAACGAGCATACTCCAATCCTTTCGGACCAATTTTTTCAATCACCACTCCCATCATTTTTGCTGCCCACATCGGTAACGTAACTCCCTTGTCATAGGCAGGAATACTCTGTTGCACTGCCTGTTTGCGATCGCCTTTTGACATGACTGGTTGAGTTTCCAACTGGTCTTGCACCAAATCCAACATTTCTTGCCCAATGTCATTACGAACCAGAATCCACTGC
The Moorena sp. SIOASIH genome window above contains:
- a CDS encoding heme-binding protein — protein: MKLSKFILPVGLLAIVLLGWRVFSAASAPLPEGFPPPTPAGKIEIKHYPAYRAATVAYSGELSEAANRAFGSLYRHISSNDISMTAPVETRYPISTLETSQGGSLAQLGVAYVSFLYNRRNITPEQIEGNIKVEDIPPMTVVSLGMKGSYSYLSYQQSIEQLKEWLAQHSEYTVVGTPRRFFYDSPFVPEPLKRSEVQVPIRPVND
- a CDS encoding alpha/beta hydrolase, which codes for MERQELFESKGARIYGTLTLPEGVENPSACLFIGGSFPQTRDGNLDNSKTDWFPKPLPERNLFRDEARILEEIGIATFRYDKRGCGQSEGNFNTTGLFDLVDDARMALQWMRSIPEIDTSRIGVLGQSEGAVIALILAASDPDINFFVWQGGIYNNLEGIIKWQAEAFEKLDSTTIKKLKENMPLIYWIYKQIDEIYASAKRGEEFFRIGDEDWSFNYYLPPGKEHFDNPPYLFVDKVKCPVLILHGALDHNTPPEEAQQMQQALIDAGNRNVTTHIFPGLDHSFRRLGDPDEDFVTAMKRPLDPEMPQALTNWLKVWQEK
- a CDS encoding EVE domain-containing protein; this encodes MNYWLMKSEPQVYSITDLEKEGKTIWDGVRNYQARNFLREMKEGDLAFFYHSNTKPPGIVGLMEIVKSEVVDPTQFDKTSPYYDPKSSVESPRWHTVLVQFVEVFPHLLELSTLKQEFSDQELWVTRRGNRLSVMPVSQAVAHKIIGITQAKNPSQR